The Dioscorea cayenensis subsp. rotundata cultivar TDr96_F1 chromosome 18, TDr96_F1_v2_PseudoChromosome.rev07_lg8_w22 25.fasta, whole genome shotgun sequence genome includes the window CAGAGTCAGATCGAAAGTTCTTGACTGAGGTAGCAAATTGATTGTGAACCATAGCTATAAAAGATCGATATATTGGCAATAACTGACTACGATGATGCATTAAATAGATCCAACTGAAGCAAGTGTagtaatcaataaaaataacataataacggttacctcctttagaaacaaaaggagccagaccccaaacatcagaatgaataagCTCAAAAGGAGCAGTGGTCTGAGATACACTCAAAGGATAAGGGCAATGTAGCTACTTACCAAGCTTACAACCAATACAGACACATCAGAGGAAGGAGAGACAGCTCCTAAGATGGCAAGACGAACAAGAGATGACATACGAGATGGACACAAATaaccaagacgatgatgccacataTGATGAGACAAAACTATTGCATGATAGGGTGTAGAGCTGCGCCTGACTAGAACCACAGTATCGACGCTCAAGATATTTCCACATCTCACGAGCAGTGGGAAGATCGACAATCTGAGTAAGAATCTCAAGAGTGACTGTTTGATAGATCATCATCTTAGCTGTAGAATCATTAGCAGCCCACTTCTCAAATTGCTGCTACAATGTTGTGGAAATGTAGAGGCCTATGAGGAAGGGATGGTGCCAGGGAAAGAAGGGGCAGTAGGAGCAGCACATGTACCATCAACGTAGCGAAGAATGCAGATGCCATCGAGAATCCGCTTGACAGTGAGTCGCCAAGGGATGTAGTTAGTGCCATCAAGCAACACATCTGAATGGTGGAGGTTGTTGTGGCGCATCTCTGGTAACACCCACTGAATCcatattccattttttttatgttgtggGCCCCACTATGTTGGTTTTTgtcaatttgaaagaaaaaaattcaacaaaatgaGTGGGCCGTATGATGTTGTTTAGTAATGGTTGGCAAAATTCTTCATGTTGGTTGAGTGGGCCTTAGGAGATTCTTAAAGTTGGCGGCTTGTGATTAGAAAAAGATGCTTCatgtgatgatgatggtggtggctGCTAGGTTACGGGGTTGATGGCCAGCTggggatgatgatggtgatgatggtggtggtggtgtctAGGTCGTGGAGGTTGTGGTGAGGTTGGGTgaatggtgatggtgatggtggtggtggtggccaGTGGCTAGGTTGCGGGGTTGATGATGGTGGCTGGTAAccatgatggtgatggtgatgggggACGGGTGTGGTTAATGGATAGCCGATGGCGGTGataatgatggtgatggtggttgggtggcggtggtggtggtTGTGGTGGTGGCAAGGTCGTGCCCATGGTGGCTGAGGGCTGTGGGGGTCGGCGGCGATGATGGTGGGGGTGATGGCAGTTGGCTTGATGGTGGTGAGGTTGGGTGGACGAGTGAAGatgcaaggttttttttttttttgagaatgaagaatgaatgaatgaggaAGGAAAGAGAGAGGTAGATGAAGATTGCCGAGGAAGATGACCGGAGAGAGGATTGGAGAAGTTGGTCGGAGAAGTTGGCCAGAGAAGATAGCCTAACCTAGTttgataccatgatagaagatagaagaagagaagaacatAATTTTGGCACGAAGTcccatatattttgaaaaaaaatttcattgatGATAGTCCAAAATCCCATCATAAATaacttgtttttaaaatttaaaaaaatttaaaatttttttaccgTCAAAGTTGTGATAAAAATTTGGTCTCTGAATTGTGACGTACTAAACTCCCATGTgtttttctaatgaaatttcaaacaaatatagACCAACAGAAAATTCCATTAGTTCTAGTATAaaattttgtcactaatatataataatttatttttacattattaaaaacaataatatcttTTACCCACATATTTGTGATAGAAATTCCATCAATGAATTTTTACATGTTATTTGATATCAATTTCTATTAGACACTTTTGTCGACAGAGAATTTTGTTGGAAACTTGCACGAATAGAAATTCCATTGATGATAGTATGAAATTCCACAAATAATATACAATATAACttacttttaaatttaagaaaataataatacttctaCCAATGGAATCATGATGGAAATTTTGTCAATAAACTTTTCACAAAATCTATTAAGTAATATTGTCTTTCACTGATGAAATATTTCTGCTAGTATTTCTTGTTTGATTGTAGTGTTAATACcttattgttatattttaaaaaataatagtatttttttaatgaattattatctACTTTTGGCGCAAAGTCCTGAAtgagaaaaattttcattcgTGATAATCCAAAATCCCataataaataactttattCCAACAAAAATAGACCAACAAAGCATTCCATTGGTTATAATCTAAAATTTCATCGCTGATATATAACagtttatttttacattattaaaAGCAATAATACCTTTTACCCACATATTTGCAATAGAGATTTCATCAAATGAATTGTTACATGTTATTTGATGTCAATTTCTATCAAACACTTTTGCTATCGGAGCATTTTGTTGGAAACTTGGACCAATAGAAAATTTCATTAGTgataatatgaaattttatagGTAATATACAATAACTTACtttgaaatttaagaaaataataatactttctACAAGTGGAATCATGATGGACATTctatcaataaatttttacatacCTTTTAATATAAAGTAGGTCATTTTTTTCCAACATTTTTTAATGGAAActttcactaataaaaaatttcataagtgACAGtcacaaattttattgttaatatattttgtgGTGTCAAATCCCTTCTGTCGAAAACTCATCACAAAATTCGTTAATAATATTGCCTTTCATTGATGGAACATTTCTGCTAGATTTTCCTATTTTATTGTAGTGTTAATTTCCTTAGTTGTGATGTTTATGGCTTTTCTTTGATATATTACAACAAATAATGAGAATGAGGATAAGATTGACACAACTGAAAggcaatgaaaaaataataataaaaatccacGTCTTTTAAATCTAGATTTAGAAGCCATACCATTCAGTCATCAACATgaaaaaaagtcaaagaaaaatCACTTCCAATCAACACAAAGCCCTTAATTAAACACTAATCCTtaaccaaacacaaaaatttgagtgctatattttaaaaattcaaacatttaaaaaaatacatttattattgagaacccattgtatttaatttttctttcaaccaaacaccaccTAAGAGCCattaattcaaaacaatttaATATCATCACCAAAAAGTACACATGATcaaataatttctaaatatcaaaaatataaaaaaactaattttcaacCTCACAATAgccatttcttttttaataaatctttacAACTTATGATCCTTAAAAAACATCAAAGAACCTTGCATaagattaaacaaaaattattgaaatttttttatttataagtagGATTTAAAAACAAGGCAAAACTCACACATGGATGCTCTTTTCACTCCAAAAAGTAAAAAGCAGAAAACATGATTGGGTTATTAATTATGCAATACAAAAGAGACTGCTTGCAAGCACAACCATTTATTTGGAGTTCTTTTAAGGTGGcgttggttggatgtaattctaaacgTAGTGGATTTTCAGTTATAATGTAACTAGAAATACTTggtttcaaaatacagtgcagtcaaattttgtgtttggttggatgtaactggaattactgtattataaaattttatgtttgtttcgAAGGATTtgtgaaaattgaaaaacacatgTTTGGTTGTATGTATTTCAAAAATATGGTTATTCATGGTAAAATTACCCccgttattttattatatatcaatttattatgatatactaaatattaaatagttattaattattaactttagtatataatttattattattattaattattattattatattttaaaagtttatatttaataattagtaataataaattaaatcattgatacattaaaaaattaaggtggtggttaatatattatttaatatttttattattaaccaattattatatttattcactcactctgataaaattattataaaatataattaccatgtattattaactttattaatttttttattataattagttattatatatttattaacttaCTCTTACGGTGtccttatttattaatttgcatACACTTGCTAGCAAGAGaggaaaattagagaaaaaatttCAAGCATGCTTAAACATATAGATCACAAggataataacaaaattaaaattatataatgcattgccaaaatgAACATCACATGGAATGACCATCGTATATTCTTATTTGAGTTAACAATTATATACCATCTTACATTGCCAAAATGAACAACACATGGAATGTCCATCATCATGGTTATATAAAGTTCGAATAAAAACCTAGTTTTCATGTCATGCATACAAATAAAATCTCAACAAACGCATCTTCCACTATAATACATAATTACAAGCAAAATAACATGTGATTTGGTCTTGATCATGATTCCAATCTCAATGTTTCATACGGAACAACCAAAACTAATTTCAATAGTGCAAATTCCAATCTCATCATTGCAACCAACAATCCTCAAGCACAATTAAGTTCAAAGTTTCATACTtaacaacacaaaaataacTCAACAATTAGTGCACATATACAAAAAAACACATCCAAAATCAAGAAGGCAATCATTACATAGTCAAATTTTAGAGTTTACAATCTCATGCTACATTTGCGGCTTTTCAATACGATAAATAACCTGTACATATGGAGAAAATCATTTTTCAGAGTCATGGAATAATATATgacagtaatatatatatatatatatatatctgacaAAATTATTTACCAGTAGCATTCGTCTAGGTTTCATTGATAAATCATGTCCACATGCTCCAACACCCTACTAAAGAAAATTGGTAACATAGTAGGTTCATAACAACAtcataacacacacacacacacaaaaacaaacCTAAATGGGACTTCGAAAATATTCTTCTTGTTTGTGAATTGATTCAAAGAAGTCCTTCGCCCAATACTTCCATAGCTTTCATCCTTTGCTAAGAAAGCCATAGCTCTACTATCGTCGGACATTAACCAATCATAGGCCTTATTGATTTGATGGCCACAGTAGCCatatactttcaatttcatgcaCTCACCAATCAATTCTTTTGCAAATTCCAAATTTTGAGTAGACTTCTTTGTTAGCAATGTCTCTTTAATTGTGTTATTAATCTCTTGTATTGCTTCAACTTCAGTGGGCATTTTCcgttttccttttcctttttttgactGAGCAGAAGATTCCCCCCTATTTTCTGTACTCTCTGATTGGTTGTGGGTGGGCAGTGGTATATTGACATGAAAATAAGTGTCCTCAAACATGTCATCAAGACTATCAGTCTGAGATGGATGGCGGTACTCATCGCTATCATTTATATGGGTGCCAATTTCATCTCCAAATTGCACAGCACGTCGTCCAGTTGCTTGATCATTACCGCAAACAATCTCAAGCAAGTCATGATCCTCGATTTGTTTGTTTAAGTAGGGCTCATCATGTGGATGAATCTGGTATAGAGTAACAAATTAtttgaatgataaattaaaCTTATTTCATAATTACTACATGGacaatgtaaatagaaatagaTGTGTACCTTAATGTAGTTCTTGAACTCTGATTCTCCCATGATTATCATCTTCAATCTGTTATCCCAACCCATTCCGCTTaaactctttcaattttttaattcttgcccATCTTTTGTGAATTGTTCTCAAGTGGTTATTCACATTTGCTTTAGTGACTATAATTCTGAACTTATTCTTTATTGCAATGATTGATGCATGGAGTGCTTGAGGTTTGAAACCCTTATCGACTTTCAAGCCTTGCTCCACTTGAGAAGCCATAaatcttatgaaaaatcaacttTCGACAGTGGTCCAAGTATCTCGCATAAGACCTTTTCTTCTCATTATCGAGCAAAGTTTACAGAAGGTTGATTTGTTCATACAAACCATGTTGATACTAGTAGTGTCATTTCCATCTATTAATCTTGATAAATATTGCTCTCTAATTTTTGATCAACCACGAGAGGGTTCTCTACAAATTCTACGTCGTTTACTGCGCAAAAGTAATGTGACAACAAAAGCCACAGCAAGGATTGTAACACGAGCACCATAAAGGTAATCCTCTATATCATTCTCAGTCATCTATAAAGAAGCCAAAATACACGGAAATATAAAAAGTTCAAGATATtagaacaaaataatattagggATACTTAGAacacaataatattaatcagggataaataataattaatctgaTCATTTGAATATgataaatagaaatattttgaaaatatattccAACAATTacgaaaacaaataagaaaataaaatgaacacTTATAAAGTAACACAAAGCATATTACtcatacaatttttaaaaaatacatgcatgtattaaaacataaaaaaatcaattaaaaaaataataataaaaaataaattttaaaaaaattgaacattttttttGCATTCAGGCTCTGCCATCTTGCATAAAAGGATACATCTATTCATCTTCTCAACAAGGCAAATCATATAAAGAAACTTAAAAAGTATATATCCTATTACTCTTACTATCATTCAAGGAAttcaaataataagaataaataatagaGATACATAAAGCAAAAAATGGCATAAGAATGACATCACTTGAATTATCAATTAAGGTGGTCATCCTAATACAACATTTCAATAAAAGTCATATAGTCCATCAAACATTCAGTTGGCCATTCAAACATCAGCagaaattaaatatacaaaGGAAACACTTATAATAACAAAGATCTTGAAGAAATTACTAAACCACAAAGGCCATAGGAAGTCttctctaaaaagaaaaatgctacCTCTAAAGTATTGAGAAGTCCATAAGTATGACTAAAACCCTTAAAATAACAATCAAATTTATCCTTGATGAATTTTTTAGTGAGGATTCTCAGTAGGgatcataagaaaaaaaccaCCACTATTCAATGAGCATGCATATGCTACGCTTGTGAAAGTAGTTCCGTACAATATACATTGTATAGAAGCTAGAAGTCCTTTATTTATCAAATCAACTGCACCAAAAGAGAGATATAAACAAAACTACTTTCATAAGAGAAACAGGGGACtgaatgagatttataaaaATCTGTAATAACAAGATGATCATTAAATTCAGAattcacccaaaaaaaaaaaaggaatccaATTCAAAAGGCAagctttttatttcttaaaaactCTATAAAGACAGAACCTTATGCAAAAGCAATATGATGAAAGTAACAAAACACCATCATATTTTTACATTGATTCAAAGAGATACCAAACTTTAGTCCAAGAACTTTTAACGTAACCAAgagaaaaatcatgaaaaactaaaaaactatAAACTTACCCATCCAGCGACATAGGAATCCAATTCAAAAGCcatgctttttttatttctctgaGAACCTTATGCAAGAGCAATAAGatgaaagtaacaaaaacacCAACATATTTTACATTGATTTTTGAGACATCAAACTTACGTCCAAGAACttcaagataataaaaataaaatcatgaaaaactaaaaaaaaactataaacttTACCATCCACAGAGCTTTATAATTAGCATCAATTCAAAAAGCCAAGCTTTTTATTTCTACAAAACCTCATGCAAGAGCAATAAAGGTGTAAGTAACAAAAACACCAGCAGATTTTACATTGATTACGAGGACACCAAACTTGCGTCCAAAAAACTTCAAGATAACCAAGAGAAAATCTTGAAAAACTACTATAAAATTTACCATCCACGGGCTTATACATCCCTATTTTCTTAATCACCTATCTACATAGTCgaattaaatccaaaaattcTCTACGATTCCACAAAAGGAATGATCGCAGAGAAACTCTCACCAATCACGGCTACTCAGAACCACGCCCACCAAGAGTGAGAGATCAAAAAGAAACTCAATGATACGACAAAgttagaagaacaagaagcgaGAAAAAAGCGAGATGACGCTCacatcttcaaaataataaaaataaacataaaaagacCACAAAAATCAAGCACTCCAAACCAGAGTGACAACCCGAGAATTCCATCTAGCAATCAAAAGCGACCAAATGCAAACAAAGATCCGACAATAAAAAAGCCaactttttcatcaaaaatcaaagaaaaaccaaaaaatcacaACCCTCACTCTCCCACAAGATTACCAGAGAAACCCACAACATTCcccataaacaaacaaaatcatcacATCAAACCACATTCAAACAACAATTAGATTCACAGAACCAAACACCAGCTTTAAATACCATAGTAAATCAAGCTCTAACCTCAGAGAAGCAGAGAATGCCACCCAAAGAGAGCTAGTGTGAGTTAAAGATTGGAAGAATCGTAGAGAAATAGCGAAGActgcaaagagaaagagagaatgggatttgtgatgaatgagttttggaaaaattaggaaataaaaaacaatgaatagaATATAATCAAGCCTCAGAACCAGTGTATAGATCAACGATGAGTTTGGCTGGTGAAACGGAGATGAAGGAAAGAGTTTTCTCAAAGGTATAGATTAGCGATTTTTGGTTTTTCCCGTGAGGTTTCTCAAAATCGAGGGATTTGGTTTCTACGGCCAAAGTCGGTACGTAAAACAAAATTTCCGGTCAAAAGGTATTTGGTGGTCAAAGAAACCAAAAATCCTTCAAAACAAATAGTGAACATAAAAAGCTGGGTGTAtttgagttacatgtaactccaaataccTAAAACTAAACTAACACCTAAATGTAATCCTTGGAATCATGTAAGTGCACGaaacaatatttataatgtTATAGGAGACATGAACACAAgatttacaataaaaaacattaagCATACTCAAAACCAAACTAAAAGTGCAAGAAAATAGTGATTTTCTAATTGAACAATCAGagcaagagaaaaagaaaaagaaaatattgttaGAATCAGTTAAAAGAAATGAGTTAGGAAAAGGATCTGTATGTTGGATGACTAGGAAATCATTTCAACAGCTCTGCATGGTATCTCACATATCACATAAGAAAGATCAAAAAGATACATCAACCACGCAGAGAGTATTGCCATCATTACCTGTCGTTATACCAAGAAAGATTATAAATCGAAGTGTCACAGGAGTTGTGGAACTTCATAATTTTCCTATCTCTGATATTCCATATGAGTAAACACTTATCCACTGATGCGCTTGCCAAATACTCACCATCCGAACGAAACACTAATTCAACTATAAATGCCCTAGCGCACgaaattatatgaattttcaCATCAAAAGTATGGTAAAATATGCATTGAAGTATCAGTTAGAAATTTAATTATCAGGGTACCTATGACCATTAAAGCAATAGAGGAGCTGCCCATAAAAACAATCCCATACTCTCACTATTCTGTCTTTGGAACCACTGCAATTTGACAGGATCATACAAAACCATCAAAGAAACGATGACAATTGattattcaaaattatagaATGATAAATCAGTCAAAACAGTGCAGCATATGGAATAATGGAAGATGTGcttaatgaattaaattttacaCAAGCAATTGGAAATTTTTGTAGGCGTATAAACATCATGTGGTAGAACCATATCtatcataaaatcaaatttcagTCAATAACTTAATAGACATCTTAGCACCAACACATAATTTATACATGAAGTAAACACTACGGCgtaattgaaaaaaatgcaagaagaaaaaagaggatATAGCGTACCTAACAAGATAACAATATGGCTTATTAGGGTTGTTGGTACCTGGGCCAGTAGGGCTCCATCTAACAATATTTACACACTAAAAAtgaaattagataaattattcCAGTATACATACAAAATGACCAACAATGAAAGGAAAAGGTCCAAACCTCATTATGCATCAGATCATGTATTCTTTGGTCTTGCTCGAGGGGTCCAAAATACGGAGAAAAAAGTTCATAGAAATTCAATTTTGGTCGTTAACCTAAACAGACTAGACTAGTATTAAATGAATAGCTCTTTGCTTCAAATATGATAGAGAAATCAATGAAGAGGAGGTCACCCAACATCCTACTTCggacattaaaaattaaataaataaatagaagagtcaactaaaaacataaaaagaagttTGAGTCTACAAGGTCCCCTGATGTGACCTGAGCCTTGGATGACTAAAAATACGCGACGTATCACCTCATGGAAGAGCCTACTTCCATATGCCACCACTTCTTAATGAACCACAGACATGGCAAGAATAACAATTTCTTGATGAGAGATCACAAGCTAGAAAAATTAGGATATGAGCCTCGCTATAATGTTCTGAGAATAGGCAAAAGTCAAGGTTAACATGCCTAAATCGACACCAAGGCGATACTAGCAAAACTCGGGGATGCAGCGGTGAGACCAAGTCATATAAAGGTTTAACATCTTTTGCTTATGGAACAACAAGAAATCACGGAATTCTGGGTAACCTTTGTTTCACTTTTTAATGCACCATTGGACACAAGGTTTGCTGCACATCTAAATCTTCTCGGAGACCAGCATTAAAAGTTATTGCTTTATCAAGATTTATTATCTTCAACTAACTCTACTCATTAACTAAGTTTGAACATAGTTAATTTTCAATCATACATGTAACTTAAAGTATATTCACATCATAAAGCTAAAAAAACTAATAGAAGACTTAACCACGATTGTATGTTCAAATGAAGTTGGTGTCAGATACACATGCAAAAAGGAAAATTCATGGTTCATGCAATTTTTCCATTTTGTGAGGCATACATGTTAAATATGTAAGATGATCAAAATTATACATCCTTGAAAATTAAGTTCAAGCCACCATTTCCTTGAATGCTTAAATGATCGATAAGCAAGACAACTTTGTAGAATATACAAATACCACTTTCATGAAGAATGATCACCTTTATGGCGTGACCATGAGGGTATCTGACAATAAACTCCTAGTAGGATTCCAATTGATCTCATGAGCTTGCCCACTGAATTGAATCACTTATGTATGTCAAACATTTGGACGAGGGTATAAGCAGTGACCCACGCAGACAATCACAGGGCATTTGTCAGTGTAACTCTCGATCACTCATTACAAAATGATGAAATGTGCCTTCACAATTCTATCTTAggaacattaatatatataNNNNNNNNNNNNNNNNNNNNNNNNNNNNNNNNNNNNNNNNNNNNNNNNNNNNNNNNNNNNNNNNNNNNNNNNNNNNNNNNNNNNNNNNNNNNNNNNNNNNNNNNNNNNNNNNNNNNNNNNNNNNNNNNNNNNNNNNNNNNNNNNNNNNNNNNNNNNNNNNNNNNNNNNNNNNNNNNNNNNNNNNNNNNNNNNNNNNNNNNNNNNNNNNNNNNNNNNNNNNNNNNNNNNNNNNNNNNNNNNNNNNNNNNNNNNNNNNNNNNNNNNNNNNNNNNNNNNNNNNNNNNNNNNNNNNNNNNNNNNNNNNNNNNNNNNNNNNNNNNNNNNNNNNNNNNNNNNNNNNNNNNNNNNNNNNNNNNNNNNNNNNNNNNNNNNNNNNNNNNNNNNNNNNNNNNNNNNNNNNNNNNNNNNNNNNNNNNNNNNNNNNNNNNNNNNNNNNNNNNNNNNNNNNNNNNNNNNNNNNNNNNNNNNNNNNNNNNNNNNNNNNNNNNNNNNNNNNNNNNNNNNNNNNNNNNNNNNNNNNNNNNNNNNNNNNNNNNNNNNNNNNNNNNNNNNNNNNNNNNNNNNNNNNNNNNNNNNNNNNNNNNNNNNNNNNNNNNNNNNNNNNNNNNNNNNNNNNNNNNNNNNNNNNNNNNNNNNNNNNNNNNNNNNNNNNNNNNNNNNNNNNNNNNNNNNNNNNNNNNNNNNNNNNNNNNNNNNNNNNNNNNNNNNNNNNNNNNNNNNNNNNNNNNNNNNNNNNNNNNNNNNNNNNNNNNNNNNNNNNNNNNNNNNNNNNNNNNNNNNNNNNNNNNNNNNNNNNNNNNNNNNNNNNNNNNNNNNNNNNNNNNNNNNNNNNNNNNNNNNNNNNNNNNNNNNNNNNNNNNNNNNNNNNNNNNNNNNNNNNNNNNNNNNNNNNNNNNNNNNNNNNNNNNNNNNNNNNNNNNNNNNNNNNNNNNNNNNNNNNNNNNNNNNNNNNNNNNNNNNNNNNNNNNNNNNNNNNNNNNNNNNNNNNNNNNNNNNNNNNAGAAACAGCTGAAAGAACCAGATTCCTTTAAATTCATAGTTCCTTCTTTGGCCTCCAATCCAAGAagataacaaaatccaaaaaacagaaaagaaaaaagaaacaaactcacAAAGGATATGCTTCCTGTTACTCTGTGTATCTATACCTCAATCTCAATCAATGAATTTGGTTCTTGTTAACTAAAATCTCACcaagaaaaaggattttttttttttttgtaagacaTTGGCTCTAAAAGTCTCCATCCACTGTGAAGGTTGCAAGAGAAAAGTTAAGTGAGTTCTGCAATCAATTGATGGTGAACTTCAAACCCAGGGAAATAACATGCACTCTATGAGATCATACATCACTTTAACCCACTAAAATCAGCTAATCATCAAGTCATTCCATCAATACAAAGACACTTACCAGAGAAACCCTACCTTTGAAATACAAATAGAGGCATAGATAAAGAACTCGAAAATTCAGATCAATAGAAAATTCTTAAGAACATCTCGAAAACCCGGGAACCTAAAAGGACAACTCCGAGCATACAATGATCACGAGGCAACCAACCCCATCAGGAAGCATATAATGGAGATGAAACAAGAGATACCACAAGAACCCTAAAAACAGAGCTTAGTTTCAATCGGCGATTTGAATTAGATGAAGAAGTGGGGAAGACGAATGCACACCTTGCGTGTATCGATGGAAGATTGCGAGATCTGGTTCTACGAGGAGGCTGCGAAGGTTCGATGAGGTAGTCGGCGACAGCAAGCAGTCGGCGACAACAATCGGTGGCGGTGATGCTTTCCCGGACGAAGATAGAAGTCGCAGTGAAGGTCTCAACAAGAGGAAATGCCGGATATTGGGCAAAGAGAAAGGGATTTAGAGTAGGGCATTGATGCTTTCCCGGCGTTTAAATAAATGCCGTATATACAACGCCGGCAGAGATCAGTCTTTGCATACTAATTGCCGGCGTTTTCATAACAAAACGCCGCCACAAAAATGAATTAACTATAAGTAAGTAACGAAAATGAAGTTCTCCGGCGTTTCTTCCAATAAAACACCGCCATAAGTATAAAACTTTCCCGGCGTTTTAAAACAAACGCCGGTAACAGAAAATATTTTCggccaaatttattttttagcccGCCAAGCAATTTTCGTGGCGTTTTTACATAAACACGCCGCAAAATGAAATATATTGCCGGCGTTTTAGTGAAACGCCGCCATAAACGTGCCGCGAAAGGCCTAATTTGCTGTAGTGACTATTTTTTAGTCAACACCAtaatcttagtttttttttttgtggaatgcctcctatttttcaatcaaaaccataatcttatgtttttttttgggaatgtctactatttctaaatcaaaaacactaatcgtatgttttctttacataaTGTCTcctgaataaaaaccctaatagtttgttttcttttcagaatgtctcttatttt containing:
- the LOC120281872 gene encoding uncharacterized protein LOC120281872, with protein sequence MGWDNRLKMIIMGESEFKNYIKIHPHDEPYLNKQIEDHDLLEIVCGNDQATGRRAVQFGDEIGTHINDSDEYRHPSQTDSLDDMFEDTYFHVNIPLPTHNQSESTENRGESSAQSKKGKGKRKMPTEVEAIQEINNTIKETLLTKKSTQNLEFAKELIGECMKLKVYGYCGHQINKAYDWLMSDDSRAMAFLAKDESYGSIGRRTSLNQFTNKKNIFEVPFRVLEHVDMIYQ